The window CTTCGCCCCCCCCCGACTCCTACTGTGTGCCCAGGAGGGCTCAGCAGGGTTCAGGCAGCACAAGACCTCGGATAAGCGGTGCTCAGAGGATGGCTTCTTTGCACTCTGGCTCAGCATGGCAGCgagtccccccccccccacccctaTCAGAGCAACGAGGAGCATTCATAAGGCGCCCGGAGATGTTCTCTTGAAGGCCGGGCAGCACCCGAGCGCAGCCACCAAACTGCAGGGAGCTATGGGCGCTACAgagggcagaaagcagagcacagggagcagctcagACGCTGTAAAAGTCCACGTGTGCACCCGAGGTGAAGGagtcctcctccagcagcctcagcagctTCTGGGCCGACACGCTGCAGTCGATCAGCCGCCCGCTCTCGTGCAGGCTCCGGAATTGCTGACGTATCTCAGGGTCTCCGGTCTCAGTGCGAGCCAAGAGCTGCATGTCCGTGTCCAGGGGACCTGggggaagagcagagaaagaaaagacgCGAGCTGAAAGCAAGATCGGGTGCTCGGGTCCTCCAGGTGCAGGAGGAAAATCTCTCTTCCGTTAAAGCGGACGGCGACGAACGCAtcatcccctccctcacccGGAGCGTAGTTGAGCACGCGGATGTCGGGCTCCTCCGCTGCCAGCACGCGGAACATCATGTCCCGGGCGGCCTTCCCGCTGCAGTACAGCGTCCAACTGCGGAAGGGCTGCAAGGCACAGAGCGAGGAGATGTTCACCACcgtcctgctgcagcctggcctCGTCCCGAAGGCCTGCAGGGCGCTGCTGGTGAGGCAGAGCGCCGAGGTGACGTTGAAGGCGAAGTAGGTGTTGATCTCGTCGGGGTCGGTGAGGTCGAGGAAGGATTTGGAGATGTCGCCCAAGGAGCCTGGGAAGGG of the Numida meleagris isolate 19003 breed g44 Domestic line chromosome 4, NumMel1.0, whole genome shotgun sequence genome contains:
- the SPR gene encoding sepiapterin reductase, giving the protein MEAEPGAERPRWAAASCVLTGASRGFGRSLARLLAPRLAPGSLLLLSARSEEQLARLAAELRDSSPGLRVECVAADLGSEEGLRRAVGTVRELLPNGPPGRLLLINNAGSLGDISKSFLDLTDPDEINTYFAFNVTSALCLTSSALQAFGTRPGCSRTVVNISSLCALQPFRSWTLYCSGKAARDMMFRVLAAEEPDIRVLNYAPGPLDTDMQLLARTETGDPEIRQQFRSLHESGRLIDCSVSAQKLLRLLEEDSFTSGAHVDFYSV